The stretch of DNA CGTGACAGTTAAGGTAGAACAGTTATTCATGTTTGCTGTTAACCATCGTTTGTTTCTTCACCTGCAGTTTGAGcataacttcctgtttgtctctgactcgtttcttcttctgctgcgaCTCAACTCTGACGATGAAGGAGGAGCCTGAGGAGACACGGGTTCATCagattcattcatccattcattcattggaCCATCCATGtatccatttgtgtgtgtgtgtactgaccggcagtttgttttttcctggCTCTGAGTTCTTTGGGGAATCTGCTCcagtctgaaaacacaacatgatgttaaataCATAACAACTAACACAAGTTCTTAATCTTGCAGATGTTGTTCCTGCAGCTGGACCAAGTTTTCTTCCTCCAGTGTCAGCGGGACGTGTTCTCAGCTGATGGTCATCAAGGCAACAGGCCCCCCCATTACCAGAGTGAAGTAATAGTCTCACCTGGAGTCCAGTCCAGCAGCCGCTCTGTCTGCTCGCCGCTGTGATACTTATCAGAGTATCTCTCTACATCTGGACAGGAAACAGATGggactttcacaataaaacctaTAACTGATGAGTATTGATGATATTGATCAACTGATTGAGGACTTGGAGACAGAGAGTGATTGAGCTGATTGGATTAAACTGTTCTCATTCATTGTGAAGACCAATTCTCATCCTGTGAGAGTCCAATTATGGGGTCTGTGCCACAAAGCAGGACTAACAAACCTGGAAATGCTCCAGTGATCCAGCTTCTCCAAACCATCATCTTAATAACTTGGTATGTCAACCAGGTTTGTCAGGTTGTCAGAGTGTGCACATAAAAGGGGCGGAGGTATCAGCATCCGACCAAAAGGGAGCAGAGACAGGGTTCTGAGAGTTGAGACTGGTCCAGTGGGCGGGGCTTTTACACCCACTGGAGCAGGTTAGCCATTCAGCAGCAGTTACCGTGGCGACAAACAGCGTTCCACTTTtgcaagactgaaaacacagaaacacggGATTTAACCTGATTTTACCACGAGAACGCCTAATCCCATTTTGTGGTACAGACCCCCAGTATTAAGGTTCAATTTAGCATCATGTCTACATGTggcagtgacctctgacctctgtgtgcAGCAACTGGTTGGATGAAGTAGGGCAAACTCCTCATGGCTCCTCTGAACTCCTGTTTGAGCGCTAACAGGTACTCCGCCTCCTCACCACCTGCCAGGGGGAGCGGCTTCTGCTCCATTGCCtggaaaaacacatacacagtcacTGCAAATCCCAGAACATATTGCTGTCAGAAAATACCAATCGCATGACACCTAATGCTGCTGGTCTCATCTAGTGCAGGTTTAAAACCCCAGACCGGATCCTGATTCTTTCCCCATCCAGTCTCAGACCATCTGCTttctcagtgatgtcatcacgATGTCACTACTTAAGTGTGGGACTGAAGGAAACTTAGAACAGGAAAGTCCTCTGTGTCTACACATTTATTCTGGAGGGACATATCCTcaggaagcagcacagcagcagcttacGTCGTTAGCACACATTCCATGTTATCGCAGAGTCTTTGGTTCGAACCTTTGTTTTTTACTCCTGATGGCTCTGCACCTTATTAATTCAGGTCTGGGGGTTCAGGTCTGGGGGTGCAGGTCTGGGGGTTCAGGTCTGAGGGTTCTGGGGGTCTTACAGGGAAGGCAGGTGTTGGCTGCTGCATGGATGGAGGGAAACTGTCTCCTCTGCTGATGCCGACAGCGTCGACACTGAAACTCATCATCCTCCGACCTCGACCACGACCACGAGCCGCCATCACTGTTAGTCCTCAGAACGGACGGGACCGGATCAGACCAGATCAACTGGAGGTGAGACTGAATCCTGACAGAGATAAGAACAGGGTGAACTTTAATGTCAAACAGCGCTAACACACACACCGTTAGCTCCGTTAGCTCCGTTAGCTCTGACCTTCAGCCTGTTTTCCCGCCGATAGCTGTCGTTCATGTCGAACAGTTATCAGCTCAGCGGATCAtcatgaagacagaaaaagatgtttgtttacatccaCACAGCAGCCGCTTCTTCCGCTTCTTCCGCTTCTTCCTcgtcctccttcttcttcttctcttcattgACGGGGTTTACCCCCCCAGCTGGTCTGGAGGACCAGAAGCTCCCGCTTTCTGTCTCAGTCGGTTCTAAAAATTAAAGTCAAATCCTCCGAATCACTGCAGTTTCTACCGGAAATGAAAGGTTGTTGGAAACACTCACCTGTTGGGGCCTTCAGCAGTTTGTCTGGTCGTTGTGTACATCGTTTTCTGTCCACgtggtttgttgtgtttctccccccccccctctctctctatgaATGAAAGTTTACAGGTAGAAagtccttttgttttgttttttttttcaaacttttcatacctttttttcagtgtgtgtactTCATGGTGATCCTGGGAGATTGATTAATGATAACATCACTCTGattagagattttttttggaGATCTGTAAGTTGTTTTGCAGCAAAACTGGAATCATATCAACTGACCAGGAAAAAGCTTTCGATCGTGTTGAGCACGAATATTCATGGCTCACTCTAGGTGCTTTTGGTTTCAGTCCTGGTTTTACTGACAAAGTCAAGGTTTTGTATTGTGACATTCAGAGTGTTCTTAAAATTAATGGTGGTCTGAGTGCCCCCCTTTGGGTTCAAACAGGAATTAGACAAGGCTGCGCCCTCTCTGGTATGTTGTATTCCTTAGTAATTGAGCCTTTGTTGCACAAACCTAGATCTGACCTGCAGGATCTAACTATTCCTGGCTGTACTGCTCCTTTGAAATTTTCTGCTTATGATTGGGTCATTCTGGTTAACTGTCAGCAGGATATTGATATTTTGGTGAGAAAAATCACTCAGTTTGGTTTAATATCTCCAGACAAAGTTAACTGGGACAAAAGTGAAGCTCTCAGTGTTGGAGGTGTACTGGAAAAGAAGCTCAGTTTGCCTGGGGGGATGATTTGAAAGAcggggggggttagggttatttaGGTGTTTTTCTGGGGGATCAGTCTGTTGTCCTTAGAAACTGGGAAAATGTTCTcgaaaaggtcaaaggtcaactagTTAGGTGGGAGTGGATTATAATGAATTTGTCGCATAGAGGGAAGGTCCTCATTGCAAATAACTTGGTTTCCTCTTCTTTGTGGCACCGCTTGTCAGTTGTTGACCCCCAACTAGACCTGCTGTCTAAGGTCCAGGCTCTTCTTGTGGACTTTTTCTTGGACAAACTGCACTGGCTGCCTCAGTGTGTGCTGTATCTGCTGAGGGCCTGCTCCTTCTGAGGAGCAGAGGGGCTACCTTCCATCTCCTACAAAGTTTTCTGTTTGGTCCTACAGATCTAGTCTGGAGGCCGCTGGCTTGTACCATCTTGAGTCAGTGTGGTGGATATTGACTGAACAGAGCTTTGTTCCTTATGGATTTAAAGCAGCTTCACATCAAGGAGCTTCCTGAATACTATCGTTGGCTGTTTAAGGtgtcactcactcatcttcatccgctttatccatATTCGGGTCGCttggctgctggagccaatcccagcacacattgggcgaggtgtggggtacaacctggacaggttgccagtccatcaaagggccaacacacaaggacaaacagagacaaacaaccactcacgctcgcattcacacctacggtcaatttaacatTGCCAGctaacctagacatgcatgtctttggacagtgggaggaaaccggagtacccggaggaaacccacggggagaacatgcaaagtccacacagaaaggacccaagccagGAATAATAAAGAGACACTGGGACACCGCTGCTCCAGGAGCCAGTCGTCCATGGGACTCGTTTTgatgcagtgtgtctgtgtgtctaacATAGTGACTCTGGGACACGTTGTTCAGCTCCCAGGAGCAAACATGGAGGATACAGCTCCTCTTGCCTCTCGGTTAGAGGTGGGATCAGTGCGCACAATCACTCTGATGCTCAATAAATGGAGAGATGCTCTCTCAGACAGTGAGAAGAATTTTTTAGGTCAGTGTTGTGTTGGTTCTATTCAACCTAATGAAGATTAATGTTTTCCCTTTGTTGACCATTTTCCCAGATTTTACGGACTGTGCAGGTCCTTTTTTGAGTAGTGGGATTTCCTCTGGTTTGTATTTTCAAGatgcaaaaggaaaataaatacatgaaatgatTGTTGAAGTTTTACACAGGGAAAAATTAAATGGTAAAACTGACACTCCATGGAGAGCTCACTTATAAATAAAGGGCTGCTGACCTGCAGTGGAGGGTTGTGCATGGTATCGTAGCAGTTCatgcttttgtttccttcatTAATGAGTGTCCATTTTGCAGAAGCTGTGAAACTGTTTTCCATTGTTTCATGGAGTGCTGTCGACTGCTGCCACTAATCTTCTATTACGtttaaaaattgattttaattattataacaTGATGCAggatttagaaacattttgcAGGGTGTGGTGTTATAATGATGTGCTGTGCTGTATTGTAGATGACAAGATGATCTTTGGAAGTGTACTGAGATGAATTGGATTCTGTGAATCCTTGTTTTGCTGACTGTGTCATGTTTAGCACTTAGATTTTTTATAAAGTATTGTTAAATCtcaaaaaatctctctctctgtttctgtctctgtcggGCTGAAGTTTAtgttcagctgctctctgtgatCCGTCCAAAGAGGTTTTCCCAGCAATGTATCAGACTTCCTGTTTGGGTGATCTTGTAAACTGACCCAATAATTCAGAGACAATTGAATCTATTAATCTCTACGCCCGTTCATGAGATTGTTTTATGAAACATCACCTGGCTTAATtacaaagataaataaatatgattgaAATAAGCTGTGACACTTTTTACACAAA from Echeneis naucrates chromosome 6, fEcheNa1.1, whole genome shotgun sequence encodes:
- the polr3glb gene encoding DNA-directed RNA polymerase III subunit RPC7-like, which translates into the protein MAARGRGRGRRMMSFSVDAVGISRGDSFPPSMQQPTPAFPAMEQKPLPLAGGEEAEYLLALKQEFRGAMRSLPYFIQPVAAHRDVERYSDKYHSGEQTERLLDWTPDWSRFPKELRARKKQTAGSSFIVRVESQQKKKRVRDKQEVMLKLQTLEKKEEQSSEEEEGEEKKKQEEEEAEGEEEYDEEEFEEETDYIMSYFDNGEDFGGDSDDNMDEAIY